Proteins from one Acidiphilium multivorum AIU301 genomic window:
- a CDS encoding LysR family transcriptional regulator: MKDIAALKLYTRVARLGSFSAAGRESGMSQPQVSRMIAELEQELGARLLSRTTRAVVPTEAGKAFLLRIEAILAALDEAGQSVREGGEFHGMLRLSMPTSFGIHVAIPRLADFAARHSRLQIHLELDDRRQDLVREAVDVAIRIGTLPDSASATARQIALVSRVIVASPAYLAANGAPARPEDLAGHRIIGGAAATNPLAWTFERDGERIAARVQPQFTTNENEGAIVAAIAGLGITSTGEWDCRRALDDGSLVRLLTDWTMADVPVHAYFPMGRNTRAAARALIDHLREGIAADGRG; the protein is encoded by the coding sequence ATGAAGGACATCGCCGCGCTGAAGCTCTACACACGGGTCGCGCGCCTCGGCAGTTTTTCGGCGGCGGGCAGGGAGAGCGGCATGTCGCAGCCGCAGGTCTCGCGCATGATCGCCGAACTCGAACAGGAACTCGGCGCCAGGCTGCTGTCGAGGACGACGCGGGCGGTGGTGCCGACCGAGGCCGGCAAGGCGTTCCTCCTCCGCATCGAGGCCATTCTCGCCGCGCTCGACGAGGCCGGCCAGAGCGTGCGCGAGGGCGGCGAGTTCCACGGCATGCTGCGGCTCAGCATGCCGACGAGTTTCGGCATCCATGTCGCGATTCCGCGCCTCGCCGATTTCGCGGCCCGGCATTCGCGGCTGCAGATCCACCTCGAACTCGACGACCGGCGGCAGGACCTGGTGCGCGAGGCCGTGGATGTCGCGATCCGGATCGGCACGCTGCCGGATTCGGCGAGTGCCACCGCCCGGCAGATCGCGCTGGTCTCCCGGGTGATCGTGGCCTCGCCGGCCTACCTGGCCGCGAATGGCGCGCCGGCGCGGCCCGAGGATCTGGCGGGCCACCGGATCATCGGCGGCGCCGCCGCCACCAACCCCCTGGCCTGGACCTTCGAGCGCGACGGCGAGCGCATCGCGGCACGGGTGCAGCCGCAGTTCACCACCAACGAGAACGAGGGGGCGATCGTCGCCGCCATCGCCGGGCTCGGCATCACCTCGACCGGCGAATGGGATTGCCGGCGGGCGCTGGATGATGGCTCCCTCGTCCGCCTGCTGACGGACTGGACGATGGCCGATGTGCCCGTCCACGCCTATTTCCCGATGGGCCGGAACACCCGCGCCGCGGCGCGCGCGCTGATCGACCATCTGCGCGAGGGGATCGCGGCGGACGGGCGGGGCTGA
- a CDS encoding amino acid ABC transporter ATP-binding protein: MSGVDPGRTVVKIEGLHKRFGQNHVLRGIDFSVARGEVVCIIGPSGSGKSTLLRCINLLERPQQGRLEVNGENLLDPDCDIDAARRHIGMVFQQFNLFPHHTALENCIVAPMTVLRLTRAAAEATARANLERVGLADKLGAYPAQLSGGQQQRVAIARALSMEPALMLFDEPTSALDPELVGEVLTAMRRLAEAGMTMIVVTHEMAFAREVADRVVFMDAGTIIEQGPPDSVIGAPREARTQSFLRRVLNPVHLD, from the coding sequence ATGAGCGGCGTCGATCCAGGCCGGACGGTTGTGAAGATCGAAGGGCTGCACAAGCGATTCGGCCAGAACCATGTGCTGAGGGGAATCGATTTCAGCGTCGCGCGGGGCGAGGTGGTGTGCATCATCGGCCCGTCGGGGTCGGGCAAGTCGACGCTGCTGCGCTGCATCAACCTGCTCGAACGGCCGCAGCAGGGCCGGCTCGAGGTCAATGGCGAGAACCTGCTCGACCCGGATTGCGACATCGATGCGGCACGCCGGCACATCGGCATGGTGTTCCAGCAGTTCAACCTCTTTCCGCATCACACCGCGCTGGAGAACTGCATCGTCGCGCCGATGACGGTGCTGCGCCTGACGCGGGCGGCGGCGGAGGCGACGGCCCGCGCCAATCTCGAGCGCGTCGGCCTCGCCGACAAGCTCGGCGCCTATCCCGCCCAGTTGTCCGGCGGCCAGCAGCAGCGGGTGGCGATCGCCCGGGCGCTGTCGATGGAGCCGGCGCTGATGCTGTTCGACGAACCGACCTCGGCACTCGATCCCGAACTCGTGGGCGAGGTGCTGACCGCGATGCGGCGACTGGCCGAGGCCGGCATGACGATGATCGTCGTGACCCATGAAATGGCGTTCGCCCGCGAGGTGGCCGATCGGGTCGTGTTCATGGATGCCGGCACGATCATCGAGCAGGGGCCGCCGGACTCGGTGATCGGCGCGCCGCGCGAGGCGCGGACGCAGAGCTTCCTGCGCCGCGTTCTGAACCCGGTTCACCTCGACTAG
- a CDS encoding methyl-accepting chemotaxis protein: protein MLLAALQQISVPLFVLGRDGAVVFWNPACAELTGLAAAEVIGTKEHWKGFYPAPRPCMADLVLSGNGGQAGQLYAQNSGGQDGRMSAENWCDMPLTGRRRYLGIDAGPIRDAEGNTVFVVETLKDMTSAKQAELDLAAERERVMGAQAAVVTAIADGLRNLSAGILTFRITRALPAEYETLRVDFNNSIEKLQRTLSRIDQDAQHVLAATDEIARASGDLSQRTERQAASLEQTAAAVEQITATVRTTAQGAAEAGAAVSQAEATARHSATVVEDTVAAMNRIETSSNKITNIIGIIDEIAFQTNLLALNAGVEAARAGDAGRGFAVVATEVRALAQRSADAAREIKSLILAASGEVKAGVNLVDETGKALQRIGGEIGTLSRLMGDITASAREQATGLAEVNAAISEMDHVTQQNAAMAEQATAGCRNLSEKASRLSGLVGEFRIRQPGEAAPAGADAMHAA, encoded by the coding sequence ATGTTGCTTGCCGCGCTGCAACAGATCAGCGTTCCGCTGTTCGTGCTCGGGCGCGACGGCGCCGTGGTGTTCTGGAATCCCGCCTGCGCCGAACTGACCGGCCTTGCCGCCGCCGAGGTGATCGGCACGAAGGAGCACTGGAAGGGATTTTACCCGGCGCCGCGCCCGTGCATGGCGGATCTCGTGCTGTCGGGCAATGGCGGGCAGGCCGGCCAGCTCTACGCGCAGAACAGCGGCGGGCAGGACGGCCGGATGAGCGCCGAGAACTGGTGCGACATGCCGTTGACCGGCCGCAGGCGCTATCTCGGAATCGATGCCGGGCCGATCCGCGATGCGGAGGGGAACACGGTGTTCGTGGTCGAGACGCTCAAGGACATGACCTCGGCGAAGCAGGCGGAACTGGACCTCGCCGCCGAGCGCGAGCGGGTGATGGGCGCGCAGGCCGCCGTCGTCACCGCGATCGCCGACGGGCTGCGGAACCTCTCGGCGGGAATCCTGACGTTCCGGATCACCAGGGCCCTGCCGGCGGAGTATGAAACGCTGCGGGTCGATTTCAACAACTCCATCGAGAAGCTGCAGCGAACCCTGTCGCGCATCGACCAGGACGCGCAGCACGTCCTGGCGGCGACCGACGAGATCGCCCGCGCCTCGGGCGACCTGTCGCAGCGGACGGAACGGCAGGCGGCGAGCCTCGAACAGACGGCCGCCGCCGTCGAGCAGATCACCGCAACGGTCCGCACCACGGCGCAGGGCGCGGCCGAGGCGGGGGCGGCGGTCAGCCAGGCGGAGGCGACGGCGCGGCATTCGGCCACGGTCGTCGAGGACACCGTGGCGGCGATGAACCGGATCGAGACCTCCTCGAACAAGATCACCAACATCATCGGCATCATCGACGAGATCGCCTTCCAGACCAATCTCCTGGCGCTCAATGCCGGGGTCGAGGCGGCGCGCGCCGGCGATGCCGGGCGGGGCTTCGCCGTCGTCGCCACCGAGGTCCGCGCCCTGGCGCAGCGCTCGGCCGACGCGGCGCGGGAGATCAAGTCGCTCATCCTCGCGGCGTCCGGCGAGGTCAAGGCCGGGGTGAACCTCGTCGACGAGACCGGCAAGGCGCTGCAGCGGATCGGCGGGGAAATCGGCACCCTGAGCCGCCTGATGGGCGACATCACCGCCTCGGCGCGGGAACAGGCGACCGGGCTCGCCGAGGTGAACGCCGCCATCAGCGAGATGGACCATGTGACGCAGCAGAACGCGGCGATGGCCGAGCAGGCGACCGCCGGCTGCCGCAACCTCTCCGAGAAGGCGTCGCGGCTGTCCGGCCTCGTGGGCGAATTCCGGATCCGCCAGCCGGGCGAAGCGGCCCCGGCCGGCGCGGACGCGATGCACGCCGCCTGA
- a CDS encoding amino acid ABC transporter permease, with product MSGDADRPAARRRASPRLRARRSRMAQYAILAIVLALAAEFAKWREIGRTFFEPRLIEFTILHGLANALLNTALYTAGAFVLGLVLGLVLALMRLSPVAPYRWLATVYIEFFRGLPSLVVFIAFSLLPLAFSGLTIPWSPYGTVWVALGVVGSAYMAETMRAGIQAVPKGQVEAARSLGMSSAQAMRKIVLMQALRLMVPPLTNELIMLIKDSSLVFVVGLSAGQFDLTEFGRSTANTNVNITPLVVAGLGYLLITLPLSMLVRRMEVSRVTGA from the coding sequence ATGAGCGGCGACGCCGACCGGCCGGCGGCGCGCCGGCGCGCAAGCCCGCGGCTGCGGGCGAGGCGGTCCAGGATGGCGCAATACGCCATTCTGGCCATCGTTCTCGCGCTGGCGGCCGAGTTCGCCAAGTGGCGCGAGATCGGACGCACCTTCTTCGAGCCGCGGCTGATCGAATTCACGATTCTCCACGGCCTCGCCAACGCGCTGCTGAACACCGCGCTCTATACGGCCGGCGCGTTCGTACTCGGCCTCGTGCTCGGCCTCGTGCTGGCGCTGATGCGGCTGTCCCCGGTCGCGCCCTATCGCTGGCTGGCGACGGTCTATATCGAATTCTTCCGCGGCCTGCCCTCGCTTGTCGTGTTCATCGCGTTTTCGCTGCTGCCGCTGGCCTTTTCCGGACTGACGATCCCGTGGTCGCCCTACGGCACGGTCTGGGTCGCGCTCGGCGTCGTCGGCAGCGCCTACATGGCGGAGACGATGCGCGCCGGCATCCAGGCCGTGCCGAAAGGCCAGGTCGAGGCGGCGCGCTCGCTCGGCATGTCCTCGGCGCAGGCGATGCGCAAGATCGTGCTGATGCAGGCGCTGCGGCTCATGGTGCCGCCGCTGACGAACGAGCTGATCATGCTCATCAAGGATTCGTCGCTGGTGTTCGTGGTCGGGCTGTCGGCCGGGCAGTTCGATCTGACGGAATTCGGGCGGTCCACGGCCAATACCAACGTCAACATCACGCCGCTCGTGGTGGCCGGGCTCGGCTACCTGCTGATCACGCTGCCGCTGTCGATGCTGGTGCGGCGGATGGAGGTATCGCGGGTGACGGGAGCATGA
- a CDS encoding ABC transporter substrate-binding protein yields MLRAAISKLSARRRGARLAAAGAAVLLALPAAASGAVPNGIKLVNPGHLTICTHLSYKPFEYINKDGKVVGFDVDMLDLLAKRLGVKTRIISIDWNQVTSGAVFAANRCDVAMGAETITPERAKAVLFSDPYFDATQVLLAKKGSGVHGLASLKGKRFGVQVNTTGQIYADKRAAKFGYTTVIFPDLIAEASAVSVGAVAAAINDNGPMYEYARTHPDTHVVAEFDTGEHYGFAFKKNSANATRLAGVLNTVLAKAKSDGEYNKIFKTWFGQIPQDVKQ; encoded by the coding sequence ATGTTGCGTGCGGCAATCAGCAAACTGTCGGCAAGACGGCGTGGGGCGAGGCTGGCGGCCGCCGGCGCCGCGGTCCTGCTGGCGCTGCCGGCGGCGGCGTCCGGCGCCGTCCCGAACGGCATCAAGCTCGTCAATCCGGGTCACCTGACGATCTGCACCCATCTGTCCTACAAGCCCTTCGAGTATATCAACAAGGACGGCAAGGTCGTCGGTTTCGATGTCGACATGCTGGATCTGCTGGCGAAGCGGCTGGGCGTGAAGACCCGGATCATCAGCATCGACTGGAACCAGGTGACCTCCGGCGCGGTGTTCGCCGCCAATCGCTGCGATGTCGCGATGGGCGCGGAGACGATCACGCCGGAACGCGCCAAGGCGGTGCTGTTCTCCGATCCGTATTTCGACGCGACGCAGGTTCTCCTGGCCAAGAAGGGCTCCGGCGTGCACGGCCTGGCCAGCCTCAAGGGCAAGCGGTTCGGCGTGCAGGTCAACACCACCGGGCAGATCTACGCCGACAAGCGGGCCGCCAAATTCGGCTACACCACGGTCATCTTTCCCGACCTGATCGCCGAGGCCTCGGCCGTCAGCGTCGGCGCCGTCGCGGCGGCGATCAACGATAACGGCCCGATGTACGAATACGCCAGGACGCATCCCGACACCCATGTGGTGGCCGAGTTCGATACCGGCGAGCACTACGGATTCGCGTTCAAGAAGAACAGCGCCAACGCGACCCGGCTGGCCGGCGTGCTGAACACCGTCCTCGCCAAGGCCAAGAGCGACGGCGAATACAACAAGATCTTCAAGACGTGGTTCGGCCAGATCCCGCAGGACGTCAAACAGTAA
- a CDS encoding aminotransferase-like domain-containing protein — protein MTDRDTPPAWLPDIRKPDGPIYLAIAAALEADIRSGALKPGDRLPTQRRLAAAIGIDFTTVTRAYAEAARRGLIEGRVGLGTYVRIIPPPRAAATAGGLIDMSMNLPPCFDDPALAARLWRDVTALGAEAGLDLLLRYQDIGGAMADRAAGAHWLRDRMGPLPPERVLLCPGAQGALLAIAGLLAAPGDAVCVEDLTYPGFRALAAHRGLRLVPVAMDADGLLPDAFEAACRAHRPKLLYCTPTLHNPTTATMPPDRRAAIAAIATAQGIAIVEDDAYGMLPRSAPPPLATFAPSLSYYIAGVAKSLSPALRLAYVVPPDAAAAHRLAAAIRATTSMASPLTAAIATRWIGDGTAEAVREAIRRETASRRQILRALLPEAGLRTAEDAFHAWLPLDPPWTRSAFIDRLRSAGIGAVGSDAFAAGTAPEAVRLGLGAPATREALRTSLEAVAAALAAPPPLADIIV, from the coding sequence ATGACGGACCGTGACACGCCCCCCGCCTGGCTGCCGGACATCCGCAAGCCGGACGGGCCGATCTATCTCGCGATCGCCGCGGCGCTGGAGGCCGATATCCGGTCCGGCGCCCTGAAGCCGGGCGACCGCCTGCCGACCCAGCGCCGCCTCGCCGCCGCGATCGGGATCGATTTCACGACCGTCACCCGCGCCTATGCCGAGGCCGCGCGCCGCGGGCTGATCGAGGGCCGGGTGGGGCTCGGCACCTATGTCAGGATTATCCCGCCGCCGCGCGCGGCCGCCACCGCCGGCGGCCTGATCGACATGAGCATGAACCTGCCGCCGTGCTTCGACGATCCCGCGCTGGCGGCGCGCCTCTGGCGGGATGTCACGGCGCTCGGGGCGGAGGCCGGGCTCGACCTGCTGCTGCGCTATCAGGATATCGGCGGCGCCATGGCCGACCGCGCCGCCGGCGCGCACTGGCTGCGTGACCGGATGGGCCCGTTGCCGCCCGAGCGCGTGCTGCTCTGCCCCGGCGCGCAGGGCGCGTTGCTCGCGATCGCCGGCCTGCTCGCCGCGCCTGGCGATGCCGTCTGCGTCGAGGATCTCACCTATCCGGGCTTCCGCGCGCTGGCCGCCCATCGCGGCCTTCGCCTGGTGCCGGTCGCCATGGATGCGGACGGGCTGCTGCCCGACGCCTTCGAGGCCGCCTGCCGCGCGCACCGGCCGAAGCTGCTCTACTGCACGCCGACCCTGCACAACCCCACGACCGCGACGATGCCCCCGGACCGCCGCGCCGCGATCGCCGCCATCGCGACGGCGCAGGGCATCGCGATCGTCGAGGACGACGCCTATGGCATGCTGCCGCGCAGCGCGCCGCCGCCGCTCGCCACCTTCGCGCCCTCCCTGTCCTATTACATCGCGGGGGTGGCGAAATCGCTGTCCCCGGCGCTGCGCCTCGCCTATGTCGTCCCGCCCGACGCCGCGGCCGCGCACCGGCTTGCCGCCGCGATCCGGGCGACCACGTCGATGGCCTCGCCGCTGACGGCGGCGATCGCGACGCGCTGGATCGGGGACGGCACGGCGGAGGCGGTGCGCGAGGCGATCCGCCGGGAAACCGCTTCGCGCCGGCAGATCCTGCGCGCGCTGTTGCCGGAGGCGGGCCTGCGCACCGCCGAGGACGCGTTTCACGCCTGGCTGCCCCTCGACCCGCCCTGGACCCGCAGCGCCTTCATCGACCGTCTGCGCTCGGCCGGGATCGGCGCCGTCGGCAGCGACGCCTTCGCCGCCGGCACCGCGCCGGAGGCGGTGCGCCTCGGCCTCGGCGCGCCGGCCACGCGCGAGGCGCTGCGCACCAGCCTGGAGGCCGTCGCCGCGGCACTCGCCGCGCCGCCGCCGCTGGCCGACATCATCGTCTGA
- a CDS encoding carbohydrate kinase family protein, protein MSDMARRGFVTGGTWCVDRNRVVEFWPGEDGLVEILEEQARGGGSACNLALGIRRLDAGMPVETIGVVGDDENGRLLHAAAAAHGIDATGLTVVAGAPTQFTDAYTSRRSGRRTHIFRAGAADALTPDHFDFAATSGRILHLGLPGIHARMDGAWGDAANGWVATLRKARRAGLLTNLELCSVPAERLAALVRPCLPELDLLVVNDVEIGAIAGMATCDHGETDTAACLRAARAVLASGAMRLVAVHFPRGAIAVARDGTVAAKASVRVPEAEIAGANGAGDAFASGFLYGFHEGWETARALALAHAAAAVSLRSIGTTDAIETWQDCLDIACRWGWREELTGLG, encoded by the coding sequence ATGAGCGACATGGCGCGACGTGGCTTCGTCACCGGCGGGACCTGGTGCGTCGACCGCAACCGTGTGGTCGAGTTCTGGCCGGGCGAGGACGGCCTCGTCGAAATCCTGGAGGAACAGGCGCGCGGCGGCGGCTCGGCGTGCAACCTCGCCCTCGGCATCCGGCGGCTCGACGCCGGCATGCCCGTGGAGACCATCGGCGTGGTGGGCGATGACGAAAACGGCCGCCTGCTGCATGCCGCGGCCGCGGCGCACGGCATCGACGCAACCGGGCTCACCGTCGTCGCGGGTGCGCCGACGCAGTTCACCGACGCCTACACCTCGCGCCGGAGCGGACGGCGGACGCACATCTTCCGGGCCGGCGCCGCCGATGCGCTCACCCCCGATCATTTCGACTTCGCCGCCACCAGCGGCCGCATCCTGCATCTCGGCCTGCCCGGCATCCACGCGCGGATGGACGGCGCCTGGGGCGACGCCGCGAACGGCTGGGTCGCGACCCTGCGCAAGGCGCGGCGGGCCGGGCTGCTGACGAATCTCGAACTGTGCAGCGTTCCGGCCGAACGCCTCGCCGCGCTGGTGCGGCCCTGCCTGCCGGAACTCGATCTGCTGGTGGTCAACGACGTCGAGATCGGCGCGATCGCCGGCATGGCGACATGCGACCATGGAGAGACCGACACGGCGGCGTGCCTGCGCGCCGCGCGCGCGGTTCTGGCCAGCGGCGCGATGCGGCTCGTGGCCGTGCATTTCCCGCGCGGCGCCATCGCGGTCGCGCGCGACGGAACGGTTGCCGCGAAGGCGTCGGTCCGCGTGCCGGAGGCGGAGATCGCCGGCGCCAATGGTGCCGGCGACGCGTTCGCCTCAGGTTTTCTCTACGGTTTTCACGAGGGCTGGGAGACCGCGCGCGCCCTCGCCCTCGCCCACGCCGCGGCGGCCGTCTCGCTGCGCAGCATCGGCACGACCGATGCGATCGAAACCTGGCAGGACTGCCTCGACATCGCGTGCCGGTGGGGATGGCGGGAGGAGCTGACCGGTCTCGGCTGA
- the aat gene encoding leucyl/phenylalanyl-tRNA--protein transferase: protein MDSPRFELTADILLRAYRFGLFPMAERRNAADLHFLDPERRGVLPLEAFHLPRRLARTLRNTSLDIVSDRDFPALIAACAARRPVRPETWINEEIERLFVDLHRRGHAHSVEVWQGGELVGGLYGLAIGGAFFGESMVSLVRDASKLALVHLVARLRLGGFSLLDTQFLTAHLARFGAFEIGRAAYHARLAEAVARPARWIADPAPAVIEAEIARLRLAETDTEG from the coding sequence ATGGACTCGCCACGTTTCGAACTGACGGCGGACATCCTGCTGCGCGCCTATCGGTTCGGCCTGTTTCCGATGGCCGAGCGGCGGAATGCGGCGGACCTGCATTTCCTCGATCCCGAGCGGCGGGGCGTGCTGCCGCTGGAGGCGTTCCACCTGCCGCGCCGGCTCGCGCGCACGCTGCGGAACACGAGCCTCGACATCGTCTCCGACCGGGATTTTCCCGCGCTGATCGCCGCCTGCGCCGCACGCCGGCCGGTGCGGCCGGAGACCTGGATCAACGAGGAGATCGAGCGCCTCTTCGTCGACCTGCACCGGCGCGGCCATGCGCACAGCGTCGAGGTCTGGCAGGGCGGGGAACTCGTCGGCGGGTTGTATGGCTTGGCGATCGGCGGCGCCTTTTTCGGCGAGAGCATGGTCTCGCTCGTGCGGGATGCCTCGAAGCTCGCGCTGGTGCACCTCGTGGCGCGGCTGCGGCTGGGCGGGTTTTCATTGCTGGACACGCAGTTCCTGACCGCGCACCTGGCCCGGTTCGGCGCGTTCGAGATCGGCCGCGCCGCGTATCACGCGCGCCTTGCCGAGGCGGTGGCGCGGCCGGCGCGCTGGATCGCCGATCCGGCGCCCGCCGTCATCGAGGCCGAGATCGCCCGCCTGCGGCTCGCGGAGACCGACACCGAAGGGTGA
- a CDS encoding DUF983 domain-containing protein, with translation MTQLTEPAASAPGMARRPRARLDVPWTTVLGRGLAMRCPSCGERPAFDGYLHVRPHCEACGAPLGRVPCDDAPPYLTLVVVLHVVVAAAVILDRGGRMPSSTLLEIFLPLTLALILLLLRPIKGATLGVLLKVGILRPAPAATGAGSAGA, from the coding sequence ATGACCCAGCTGACGGAACCGGCGGCGAGCGCCCCCGGCATGGCGCGGCGGCCCCGCGCGCGACTCGATGTGCCGTGGACCACCGTGCTCGGGCGCGGCCTGGCGATGCGCTGCCCCTCCTGCGGCGAGCGCCCGGCATTCGACGGATACCTGCATGTGCGGCCGCATTGCGAGGCGTGCGGCGCGCCGCTCGGCCGGGTGCCGTGCGACGACGCGCCGCCCTACCTGACGCTCGTCGTCGTGCTGCATGTCGTCGTCGCGGCCGCGGTCATCCTCGACCGCGGCGGCAGGATGCCGTCCTCGACGCTGCTCGAAATCTTCCTGCCGCTGACCCTGGCGCTGATCCTCCTGCTGCTGAGGCCGATCAAGGGAGCGACGCTGGGCGTGCTGCTCAAGGTCGGCATCCTCCGGCCGGCGCCGGCGGCGACGGGCGCGGGTAGCGCGGGCGCGTGA
- a CDS encoding TetR/AcrR family transcriptional regulator, translating to MRTINQRADVVPLLGEVFREFGYEGASLSRITGRTGLGKGSLYHFFPGGKEEMAQAVLADVDAWFERHVFAPLRDEAPEVAPGAAIEGMWDAVTAYFRSGARICLVGAFALDGTRDRFADAVSGYFVRWIAALRDALVRRGWAPAEAAARAEEAVLGIQGALVLARATGDQAVFVRAIERLRLRLRPAAQS from the coding sequence ATGCGGACGATCAACCAGCGCGCCGACGTCGTGCCGCTGCTGGGCGAGGTGTTCCGCGAGTTCGGCTACGAGGGCGCCTCGCTGAGCCGGATCACCGGGCGGACGGGCCTTGGCAAGGGCAGCCTCTACCACTTCTTTCCCGGCGGCAAGGAGGAGATGGCGCAGGCGGTGCTCGCCGATGTGGACGCCTGGTTCGAGCGCCACGTCTTCGCGCCGCTGCGCGACGAGGCGCCCGAGGTTGCGCCCGGGGCGGCCATCGAGGGGATGTGGGATGCCGTGACCGCCTATTTCCGGTCCGGCGCGCGGATCTGCCTGGTCGGCGCCTTCGCGCTCGACGGCACGCGGGACCGGTTCGCCGATGCCGTCTCCGGATATTTCGTCCGGTGGATCGCGGCGTTGCGCGACGCGCTGGTGCGGCGGGGCTGGGCGCCGGCCGAGGCCGCCGCCCGCGCCGAGGAGGCCGTGCTCGGCATCCAGGGCGCCCTCGTGCTGGCGCGGGCGACCGGCGATCAGGCGGTGTTCGTCCGGGCGATCGAACGGCTGCGGCTCCGGCTGCGGCCGGCGGCGCAATCGTGA
- a CDS encoding HPP family protein has protein sequence MTFARRGGFASLGAITRQWGAPHRPPLPGIVWIGGLLSALAWLGGRHLGLLLIPPFAATMTIVLCLPDAAVAQPFAVIAGSTLGTLIGTAAAAGLGPGPQTAALAAVAALAVLPRLRAYHPPGVALALYPALLHPGPWFAAAVVLPFTLAVVASASLLSRWVASWPAYPLPLRPRQRCIARIAR, from the coding sequence GTGACGTTCGCGCGGCGCGGCGGGTTCGCCTCGCTCGGTGCCATCACGCGGCAATGGGGCGCGCCGCACCGCCCGCCGCTGCCCGGCATCGTCTGGATCGGCGGGCTGCTCTCGGCGCTGGCCTGGCTCGGCGGCCGCCATCTCGGCCTGTTGCTGATCCCGCCCTTCGCCGCCACCATGACGATCGTGCTGTGCCTGCCGGATGCCGCGGTGGCGCAGCCTTTCGCGGTGATCGCCGGCTCGACCCTCGGCACGCTGATCGGCACCGCCGCGGCGGCCGGACTGGGCCCCGGGCCGCAGACCGCGGCGCTCGCCGCGGTGGCGGCGCTGGCGGTGCTGCCCCGGCTGCGGGCCTATCATCCGCCCGGCGTGGCGCTCGCGCTCTATCCCGCGCTGCTGCATCCGGGGCCGTGGTTCGCCGCCGCGGTGGTGCTGCCCTTCACCCTCGCGGTGGTGGCTTCGGCGTCGCTGCTGAGCCGGTGGGTGGCATCCTGGCCGGCCTATCCGCTGCCGCTGCGCCCGCGCCAGAGGTGCATCGCGCGCATCGCGAGGTAA